In Pelmatolapia mariae isolate MD_Pm_ZW unplaced genomic scaffold, Pm_UMD_F_2 NODE_ptg000787l+_length_17738_cov_1, whole genome shotgun sequence, the DNA window GCtggcatgtttttgtgtgataTTGAAAAGGCTGTAAAGTTAAATCACCCCAGAAACTTTGAGAAAATCAAACCATTTTGTGCAAGCAATGGTTTGAAAAGTGTCAGAAGCAGCTACTTTTCTGATTCACTTAGTTTTTTCAGACTGCACTTTAACTGCTTTCTCAATATTTTCAATCaagacatgaaaatgtttggtGATATTAGTTTAGCCATATTGTGTTTATCCATAATTGTGACTAAGAATAAGGTCAGACCAATTACTTTTTATTGCAAGCTTCTATATCATATTCTATTTAGCACATCAGGGTGTTTTACTTGGtaatagagctgggcgatataagattttttttcatatcacgatatgtttttttcatttcaggcgataacgatatatatcacgatataagccaaataactatatttgtaagatttaaatgtgccattgctcacaagtaaaatgtgaaataatctgcagcttgttttgatttaaatatttatttcccataataagttcaacagggtagatgtacttaaggaacatgagacttcagtttcagataaataaaggcaaatattgcaaactacacaaaaggcagccgctaaagcgtttaagtttcaaaatagaacaaacaaaacaaactactaaattgtcaattccacttagaaacaaaatattaattctaaaaataaattttagtttgttttacagaagaacagacaaaattgactaacttttgtcaatatcaaataaactgagaactaaaaggaaattctcaatctctccttgttgtataacttagcttttcaaacagttttaacagtgactttagtctgacaaaagccgaatgacaaATTAGCGCTTTAAGTCAGAGagtgagcatgcaccggtttattgtatttccagacttgctttcagcacaatttacagtgcgcgctactctgttttttgtcagacttgaaatagccgaaataccttcacactacggaacttctatggcccttccgttcgacaagctctccggaattggaaccatcatcggttttttcttcggtaaccttcgctcacgctctcggttgatttttctctagtcggcaaactcatttccttcattacccgggaagcccggctgcaaaaacaaatacacatgtgcgccttggcacttgtgctgtacgtaacaagtcacgtgacatgacgctgcggctgtgattggttcagctctgcgctacttaatttggattggctgttctttttttttttttttttttttttaagaggacaagcgagatgaggtctatcgcaatagtttaattttcctatcgagaaaaagttatttcgcaatacatatcgttatcgttctatcgcccagctctacttggTAGTGATTCAAAATTTGTGTCCCTTTGTCAGAGATGATTGCAACACAGGAGCAGATGAACTTGGCCCAGTTGCCTTTGGAGCAGAGGGACTACTGTGCCCATTACCTCCTGAAACTCATGAAGTGCAAGAGGGACAACTGGCCCAACTTCTTGGCCTGCAAGCATGAGAGACACGACTGGGACTACTGCGAGCACCAGGAGTAAGTGCTTACAGTTTTATAGACATTGCTGTTAGTGCtgcaatgtaaaacaataaataataattacacttaaaaataaaacttaaaaatatatatatatatatatataaaatgaaaactgagGTCTGCTCCTATGAGTAGATGTTTATTTATGGTAGattcacttttttaaaactattgatATTGAGGAAGCATGTATTACTGTCAGATGTAAGTAAATCTTAGCCACACATGATTCATATCTAAAGTAATTATGAAGTCTAAGAAAACAATCTGGTCATGTGGAGTCTAAAAAACATAAGGTCCATTTAGCTttcctttaacctcctaagagccgaactctttcatggcatgcatttttaatttctctttgctatttgggctgattgggacctgatgaacgtaaaaacaaagaatgaccggatttgtttgggtttttttttttttacctgatttgtttctgacaaaaatgagatccacataagAGGACATTTGCTTTAAGTTTCAATataacagtggcagtataatgtcctcgtaagtggatatcaggcccttgtagagcaaaatttagtattttggtctagacaacccaaaatgtgatgtccgcATATGTGGATgtcaggtcctaggaggttaaatttcTTGAGACCCCCACCAAAATGTTAAAGTTCTTGAACTAGCTGTACCAGAAAGTGGAGCAcattggggattttaacatggAAGTCTGTGAGGATCAATTCACATTTGAAACTGAAGTTTCTTGCACTTAATTTTTAAGCCTCAGAAATTCCTGCTCGGTATAAACAGAGCAACTAGCTTTCTTCTTTGAATATCAAAGCAACACAAAACCCCAGATTTCATCAATAAACTTCACCCTgatgcttgtgtgtttctgccTGCAGCTATGTGATGCGTATGAAAGAGTACGAGAGGGAGAGGAGGCTCCagctgaggaagaagagaaTTGAGGCTCAGGCTCAAGCGGCATAATCAGTTCATCCTCTGATTCTACTTCTTTGTATATACCTGCTACTGTTCACATTAAACAATATTGTTTAAGCTCTACAGCCAGCATCttattactgaaaataactgaTGTTATAAAAGACAACTCAGCCTATTCAGATGAACCATTTCACCATAAAatgattttgatttatttgatCATTACTGTTTTAAAAGGTAATTTTCAAGTAGTGTAGATGTCATGAATTAACCTGAAATGACACAACCACATGTTGGTttacttttttaataaattacatCAGACATTAACAAATTAAGTTTTGTCACGGTTTCAGATTTGGATTTATGGAAATAAAAACTGAGAACTATGCTGAATATCACCAGGTGCAAATTCAACCCCTAAACAACAGTACtggatgaaaaaaaaggaactgTGGTGTCATATATACACTGGTTAGTTTAAAGGTGAAAACTGCTCTGGGAAAGCAAACATACATCAAAACTCAATTTACCAATCAGGGTTTGTCTGtcttcaataaaaaaaatttagagCAATACTAGTGTTTTACATTCTCACACAAGACAAAAGGGGACAGATTACAGGAAGGGAAAACAAAGGTTGAACAtcattgggggaaaaaaaaaaaaaaggctcctTTTTCCCAGTCCAAGTTCCGGTGTAGATTTTAAAGCAAGGAAAAGGGGAGGGTTTGATTCCTACAAACAGGCAGTGCTGACTAGTCCTCTACAGGATG includes these proteins:
- the LOC134623625 gene encoding NADH dehydrogenase [ubiquinone] 1 beta subcomplex subunit 7-like, whose protein sequence is MGAHLVRRYVTETDTEPDPAKKFEFDPQFGFAERKEREMIATQEQMNLAQLPLEQRDYCAHYLLKLMKCKRDNWPNFLACKHERHDWDYCEHQDYVMRMKEYERERRLQLRKKRIEAQAQAA